Proteins from one Gimesia maris genomic window:
- a CDS encoding thioredoxin-like domain-containing protein — protein sequence MPGKPAFLNLIPCTVALFALLCAGSFSSADADEKTPASAADAEIQNPFPDRPKAPSIDGGVEWLNTSGEITLKDLRGKVVLIDFWTYCCINCMHVLPDLAYLEKKYPNELVVIGCHSAKFDNEKETDNIRRAIQRYEIKHPVINDANMTVWRKFGVRAWPSMVLIDPEGNYCGHLSGEGNRELLDKVLEKVIAYHRAKGTLDETPVHFELESAKLKQTPLKFPGKLLADPAQQRLFISDSNHNRIVIASLDGKLIDVIGSGQIGNKDGDYKTASFDHPQGMALVGNTLYVADTENHSIRTVDLDKKQVSTLAGTGEQARFRSAGGKLKEAALNSPWALAAIDDVLYICMAGPHQIWSHKLGSDEIGVYAGSGREDITNGPLETSAFAQTSGIAVDGDVFYVVDSEGSAVRKVDTKNKTVSTVAGTSDLERGRSLFEFGDKDGIGEAARLQHPLGVLYDNGRLYVADTYNHKLKTIDLKTNEVKTFLGTGKDGNSLNPVEFSEPSGLAKVGNRLFVADTNNQRICVVNLDDHKVSEFKIAGLAPPSLPKTVDDSFTAAADKALNAPPQKVVPGAALKIKVSPQLPTDYKLSPLAPVKFTFKSAENPEVILARGKGAVEGDQLVLQLPAMKQLSGKYTLNLRFGYCRDGVGGLCKQHSAQWNIPLQADKGAKSESISLSLDLSKE from the coding sequence ATGCCAGGAAAGCCAGCTTTTCTGAATCTAATCCCCTGCACCGTTGCACTTTTCGCTCTGTTGTGTGCCGGCAGTTTTTCGTCTGCTGATGCTGATGAAAAAACTCCCGCTTCTGCAGCAGATGCCGAAATTCAAAATCCCTTTCCAGATCGTCCCAAGGCTCCCAGCATTGATGGTGGCGTCGAGTGGTTGAACACTTCGGGGGAAATCACGCTGAAAGATCTGCGGGGCAAAGTCGTTCTCATCGATTTCTGGACGTATTGCTGTATTAACTGCATGCATGTGCTGCCGGACCTGGCATACCTGGAAAAGAAGTATCCCAACGAACTGGTGGTCATCGGCTGCCATTCTGCCAAATTTGATAATGAAAAAGAGACCGATAATATCCGACGTGCCATTCAGCGTTATGAAATCAAACATCCGGTTATCAATGACGCCAACATGACCGTCTGGCGGAAGTTTGGTGTGCGTGCCTGGCCGTCCATGGTCTTGATTGACCCGGAAGGAAATTACTGCGGCCATCTGTCAGGTGAAGGGAATCGGGAACTGCTGGATAAAGTTCTGGAAAAGGTGATCGCCTATCATCGCGCCAAAGGGACACTCGATGAGACTCCCGTGCATTTTGAACTGGAGTCGGCCAAATTAAAACAAACCCCACTCAAATTTCCGGGCAAACTGCTCGCTGATCCCGCTCAGCAGCGATTGTTCATTTCCGACAGCAACCATAACCGGATCGTGATTGCTTCGCTGGATGGAAAGCTGATCGACGTCATAGGCTCAGGTCAGATTGGGAACAAAGACGGCGACTACAAAACCGCCTCCTTTGATCATCCGCAGGGGATGGCCCTGGTGGGAAATACACTGTATGTGGCGGATACGGAAAATCATTCAATTCGAACTGTTGATCTCGATAAAAAACAGGTCAGTACGCTGGCTGGTACCGGGGAACAGGCGCGTTTTCGTTCTGCAGGAGGGAAACTGAAAGAAGCGGCCCTCAACAGTCCCTGGGCGCTGGCGGCAATCGATGATGTGCTCTATATCTGCATGGCGGGACCGCATCAGATCTGGTCTCATAAACTCGGTTCCGATGAAATCGGCGTCTATGCCGGCTCCGGACGGGAAGATATTACCAACGGGCCACTGGAAACGTCTGCGTTTGCGCAGACGTCAGGGATTGCCGTGGATGGAGACGTTTTCTACGTCGTTGACAGTGAAGGCTCTGCTGTTCGCAAAGTGGATACGAAGAACAAAACCGTGAGCACTGTTGCAGGAACTTCTGATCTCGAACGCGGACGCTCACTGTTCGAATTCGGCGACAAGGATGGGATCGGTGAAGCGGCCCGACTGCAGCATCCGCTGGGCGTGCTTTATGATAACGGGCGGCTGTATGTCGCTGACACTTATAATCATAAACTGAAAACCATCGATCTCAAGACAAACGAAGTCAAAACGTTTCTGGGAACCGGCAAGGATGGCAACAGCCTGAACCCGGTTGAGTTCTCTGAACCATCTGGCCTGGCAAAGGTGGGCAATCGCCTGTTTGTGGCTGATACCAACAATCAGCGGATTTGTGTTGTGAATCTGGACGATCACAAAGTCAGTGAATTCAAAATCGCAGGTTTAGCTCCTCCCAGCCTGCCGAAAACCGTTGATGACAGTTTTACCGCTGCCGCAGATAAAGCATTGAATGCCCCTCCGCAGAAAGTGGTTCCCGGCGCTGCTCTCAAAATCAAAGTCTCTCCCCAGTTGCCGACAGACTATAAGCTTTCTCCGTTGGCACCTGTGAAGTTTACCTTCAAGTCAGCCGAAAACCCCGAGGTGATACTGGCACGGGGAAAAGGGGCCGTGGAAGGGGATCAACTGGTCCTGCAGTTACCCGCCATGAAGCAGTTGTCGGGCAAATATACTTTGAATCTACGGTTTGGTTACTGCCGCGATGGAGTGGGGGGCTTATGTAAACAGCATTCTGCACAATGGAACATTCCTCTGCAGGCTGACAAAGGTGCCAAAAGCGAGAGTATCTCCCTCTCTCTGGATCTTTCTAAAGAGTAA